One window from the genome of Salvia splendens isolate huo1 chromosome 9, SspV2, whole genome shotgun sequence encodes:
- the LOC121746632 gene encoding pectinesterase-like: MSKLALSIFSLASLILTLTLTLFSLNFNPKFLQNAPRKIHIHKHVQLLAASSACDGAMYQDLCVSTVAALPELRRKTLPEVISHTINVTMKEVRDSASNCSSLRRKLLKRLEPLELHALEDCLELFADTVAELGKVLSDLSSSGDALPEKHYADLQTLLSGAMTNQNTCLDGFAYGKNNTRRFIEGRLRRISRHFSNSLAMVQKLKKKKGRKLVNSEEEHFAEYGRMRGGFPAWLSRSDRRLLQAAANETRFDVVVAKDGSGNFTTVNEAVAAAPNNSDTRFVIYIKAGAYFEYVELERRKMNIMFLGDGIGKTWIKGNRSVVDGWTTFRSSTVAVVGNGFIAKGISFENYAGPSKHQAVALRSGADFSAFYQCSFIAYQDTLYVHSLRQFYRDCDVYGTVDFIFGNAAVVLQNCNLYARRPDPNQRNIFTAQGREDPNQNTGISVLNSKAAAAADLLPVLGNFTTYLGRPWKQYSRTVFMYCNMESVVNRRGWLEWDGDFALGTLYYGEYMNRGPGSNTTDRVTWAGYRVINSSAEAAQFTVANFIQGSQWLPATGVPFFPNLTATT; this comes from the exons CCATATTCACAAACACGTCCAACTACTCGCCGCCTCGTCGGCCTGCGACGGCGCAATGTACCAGGACCTCTGCGTCTCCACCGTCGCCGCCCTGCCGGAGCTGCGGCGGAAGACGCTGCCGGAGGTGATATCGCACACGATCAACGTGACGATGAAGGAGGTCCGCGACTCCGCCTCCAACTGCAGCAGCCTCCGCCGCAAGCTGCTGAAGAGGCTGGAGCCGCTCGAGCTCCACGCCCTCGAGGACTGCCTCGAGCTCTTCGCCGACACCGTCGCCGAGCTCGGAAAAGTCCTCTCCGACCTCTCCTCCTCCGGCGACGCATTGCCGGAGAAGCACTACGCCGATCTGCAGACGCTCCTCAGCGGCGCGATGACGAATCAGAACACCTGCCTCGACGGATTTGCGTACGGAAAGAACAACACGCGCCGCTTCATCGAGGGGCGCCTCCGCCGCATCTCGCGCCATTTCAGCAATTCGCTGGCGATGGTGCAGAAgctgaagaagaaaaaaggcaGGAAATTGGTGAATTCGGAGGAGGAGCATTTCGCCGAGTACGGGAGAATGCGGGGCGGATTTCCGGCGTGGCTGAGTAGATCGGATCGGAGGCTGCTGCAGGCGGCGGCGAACGAGACGAGGTTCGATGTGGTGGTGGCGAAGGACGGAAGCGGCAATTTCACCACCGTGAATGAagcggtggcggcggcgccgAACAATAGCGACACGAGATTTGTGATTTACATCAAAGCGGGGGCGTATTTCGAGTATGTGGAGCTGGAGAGGAGGAAGATGAACATCATGTTTTTGGGGGATGGAATTGGGAAAACGTGGATCAAAGGGAACCGGAGCGTTGTCGACGGATGGACGACtttccgatcgtctacagttg CCGTGGTGGGCAACGGGTTCATCGCGAAGGGCATCAGCTTCGAGAACTACGCGGGCCCCAGCAAGCACCAAGCCGTGGCCCTCCGCAGCGGGGCCGACTTCTCGGCCTTCTACCAATGCAGCTTCATCGCGTACCAAGACACCCTCTACGTCCATTCCCTCCGCCAGTTCTACCGCGACTGCGACGTCTACGGCACCGTCGACTTCATCTTCGGCAACGCCGCCGTCGTCCTCCAGAACTGCAACCTCTACGCCCGCCGCCCCGACCCGAACCAGCGCAACATCTTCACCGCCCAGGGCCGCGAGGATCCCAACCAGAATACCGGCATTTCCGTGCTCAACTCGaaggccgccgccgccgccgacctCCTCCCCGTTTTGGGCAACTTCACGACCTACCTCGGGCGGCCGTGGAAGCAGTATTCGAGGACGGTTTTCATGTATTGTAACATGGAGAGTGTGGTGAACCGGCGAGGGTGGCTCGAGTGGGATGGGGATTTCGCGCTTGGTACGCTTTATTATGGGGAGTATATGAACCGGGGCCCCGGCTCGAATACCACGGACCGGGTCACGTGGGCGGGTTACCGGGTTATTAATAGCTCTGCTGAGGCGGCACAGTTTACGGTCGCCAATTTTATTCAGGGGAGTCAGTGGCTGCCGGCGACGGGGGTGCCGTTTTTTCCGAATTTGACGGCTACGACTTGA